In the genome of Neodiprion pinetum isolate iyNeoPine1 chromosome 2, iyNeoPine1.2, whole genome shotgun sequence, one region contains:
- the Culd gene encoding uncharacterized protein Culd isoform X1, whose amino-acid sequence MFYLFCAIGAFTILSTGASNFVRNQDICGQNNGRRLYLELGERGILYAKNVTFVKNAPRQQTSRAYVTNSSHNQCSLELVSCPSCIITVTFKHLELSHHCGDGSMMIDNPCRCDYVWIAEPPYEDVSGTPFCGLYTPLTYRSSTRTLSITLLYSKSHKHAFAMEYTAERNRLHLTGADIVTGVAKTLNNTGGGILTSPFFPARYPRDLGMEYIITCAAEAPSCRVRVLFSDFQLATVSIVEFYDWNGQRLDVSSGARFRPPVIVSSGPSLLIRFYANGGTGLGYKAFYSFVIGHLYDKSIQPITDCGGYVENLGGAITMMDMVNQGAKTYDCVWLIRPPKNFLHMKTHMYLKVVTFADMAGTTELTIKQGPTSALSPLEILRHPASQLQPPRLREHIAPVASGFHVSLRGTFGPTSRLAIAYSAFSYTGKNKLFTYIYMSTFFTSTSLLLLVRFLTDCFTGSDFLCQNHRCIPSQLNCDGFDHCGDDSDEPTTCFRNWGIEPQDGKWHVNKANYYFPKIDRYPDLKTATLVFVASSLGLIILISALIVLLYRMGARARQQRELQSRLQTISELLVFDITDGARIDEITVSDDPPVYEAPPGYDEVVKIGLESEGTRRKRKKSSYRQPRSRSTPNQHSNDLETQSTSLLVRDDASISNCSQTTPVLNEIRQSIPESPPPAYVTPPGTTLRNILIPITASPTFYNEEGEYVTSMEGSRARYSWINETSTNATSLPASEEPPADGPPSSLEAQTLGAYLQSYITGLTENSTLQQLSSQDASRDMNPEYEEKSEERGDVVNIEPENCACEGACGCAINECEGAREGEKLLDITSSIDEPQKDFLTTRNAIIKLLGSSNGTMTSSERTNLNSTTVSKSSTPNSTLGRAAGLPGLRSPSICSKDSFITRISTLSSKYSSDEPHYEFDIVSEVTSIGAMTNLNTVANTPNCTPRITSPVSSRVGNNITCDMESLYESVKILDSFLLARGIPILQSRNHSTETLHHVGSEYGTCGNGASGESSNRNVTASRVWRSTDDTLIS is encoded by the exons atgttttatttgttttgcG CCATCGGCGCATTCACTATTCTTTCGACCGGTGCAAGTAACTTTGTTCGAAACCAAGACATCTGTGGGCAAAACAACGGGCGACGACTTTATTTGGAACTCGGGGAGCGAGGTATTCTTTATGCGAAGAATGTTACATTTGTCAAAAATGCACCCAGACAACAAACATCACGAGCTTACGTCACCAACAGTTCACACAATCAGTGCAGTTTGGAACTCGTTTCTTGTCCATCTTGTATCATCACCGTGACATTTAAACACCTCGAACTGTCTCACCACTGTGGAGATGGAAGTATGATGATAGACAACCCCTGCAG GTGCGATTACGTCTGGATCGCAGAACCTCCATACGAAGATGTATCTGGTACACCGTTTTGCGGCTTGTACACACCTCTCACGTACAGATCTAGCACGCGTACGTTATCTATCACTTTGTTGTACAGCAAATCACACAAGCATGCTTTTGCAATGGAATATACAGCTGAGA GGAATAGATTACACTTGACAGGTGCTGATATAGTGACCGGAGTCGCAAAAACACTAAACAACACTGGTGGTGGTATACTAACTTCACCATTTTTTCCGGCGCGTTATCCGAGGGATTTAGGAATGGAATACATAATAACATGTGCAGCAGAAGCTCCTTCTTGTCGAGTCAGGGTACTCTTTAGTGATTTTCAACTCGCTACAGTTTCTATCGTTGAG TTTTACGACTGGAATGGACAGCGTCTGGATGTTAGCAGCGGTGCTAGATTTCGACCACCGGTTATAGTCAGCTCTGGACCGTCACTTCTCATAAGATTTTATGCGAATGGAGGAACTGGTCTGGGCTACAAAGCATTCTATTCCTTTGTCATTGGTCATTTATACGACAAGTCAATACAACCCATCACTGATTGCGGAGGGTACGTTGAGAATTTGGGCGGAGCCATTACAATGATGGACATGGTCAATCAAGGAGCGAAGACCTACGATTGTGTCTGGTTGATCAGAcctccaaaaaattttctccacatgAAAACTCATATGTACTTGAAGGTGGTCACCTTTGCTGACATGG cTGGCACCACAGAACTGACAATTAAGCAAGGACCCACATCTGCACTTTCTCCTTTGGAGATTCTTCGGCATCCTGCGAGTCAGTTACAACCTCCTAGATTAAGGGAGCACATTGCCCCAGTTGCAAGCGGCTTTCATGTTAGCCTGAGAGGAACTTTTGGTCCCACTTCTAGGCTCGCTATAGCGTATTCTGCGTTCAGTTACAcaggtaaaaataaattgttcacatatatatatatgtctacTTTTTTTACATCTACATCCTTATTGTTGCTTGTACGATTTTTAACAGATTGTTTCACGGGATCAGATTTTCTGTGTCAAAACCACAGATGCATACCAAGTCAACTCAATTGTGATGGGTTCGATCACTGCGGGGATGACAGTGATGAGCCGACAACTTGTTTCAGAA ACTGGGGAATAGAGCCACAAGATGGAAAGTGGCACGTGAACAAGGCAAACTACTACTTTCCGAAGATCGATCGATATCCAGACCTGAAAACAGCTACTTTAGTATTTGTAGCTAGCAGTCTTGGACTTATCATATTAATATCTGCACTGATTGTCTTACTTTATAGAATGGGTGCTCGTGCTCGTCAACAGAGAGAATTACAGTCACGCTTGCAGACAATTAGCGAGCTCCTAG TTTTTGATATTACAGATGGAGCACGAATTGACGAGATCACTGTATCAGATGATCCGCCAGTCTATGAAGCTCCTCCAGGTTATGACGAGGTTGTAAAGATTGGACTGGAATCAGAGGGTACTAGGCGCAAGCGAAAAAAGTCGTCCTACAGACAACCTCGCAGCAGAAGTACGCCTAATCAACACTC CAATGATTTAGAAACACAGTCCACATCTCTGCTAGTCCGGGATGACGCAAGTATAAGTAACTGCAGCCAAACTACGCCTGTGCTAAATGAAATCAGACAATCAATTCCCGAAAGTCCACCACCGGCCTACGTTACTCCACCAGGGACAACGCTTCGAAATATTCTAATTCCTATCACAGCTTCGCCAACATTTTACAACG AAGAGGGGGAATACGTGACGAGTATGGAAGGTAGCAGGGCTCGGTACTCATGGATTAACGAGACTAGCACAAATGCAACTTCACTACCAGCATCAGAGGAGCCACCAGCAGACGGACCCCCTTCGTCATTGGAAGCGCAAACGCTTGGTGCGTATCTGCAATCTTACATCACAGGATTAACAGAAAATTCTACTCTGCAGCAACTCAGCTCTCAAGATGCATCGAGGGACATGAATCCAGAATACGAAGAAAAATCAGAAGAAAGAGGAGATGTCGTCAACATTGAGCCAGAAAATTGTGCATGCGAAGGGGCCTGTGGATGTGCAATTAATGAATGCGAGGGTGCGAGagaaggtgaaaaattgttggacATCACATCTTCGATCGATGAGCCTCAAAAGGATTTTTTGACTACGAGAAACGcaattatcaaattattagGAAGTTCTAACGGTACGATGACATCGTCAGAGAGAACCAACCTCAACTCGACCACAGTTTCAAAGTCTTCTACCCCAAATTCAACTTTGGGAAGAGCCGCAGGTTTACCTGGTCTCAGAAGCCCGTCAATATGCTCCAAGGATAGTTTCATCACAAGAATATCAACTTTGAGCTCGAAATATAGCAGTGATGAACCACATTATGAATTTGATATCGTCTCTGAAGTAACCAGTATTGGAGCAATGACGAACTTGAACACCGTGGCAAATACTCCAAACTGTACTCCGCGAATAACAAGCCCGGTTTCTTCCAGAGTTGGAAACAACATCACCTGCGATATGGAAAGTCTGTACGAAAGCGTGAAAATTCTTGATTCATTTCTACTTGCAAGAGGAATACCTATTCTTCAAAGCCGCAATCACTCCACAGAAACTTTGCATCATGTGGGATCGGAGTATGGAACCTGTGGAAATGGTGCTTCCGGTGAATCGAGTAATCGAAATGTTACCGCTTCACGCGTTTGGCGCTCTACCGACGATACCCTAATTTCATAA